A single Clostridium sp. AN503 DNA region contains:
- a CDS encoding helix-turn-helix domain-containing protein, with protein MKISLQTILYFSEWDEFETGPGVCRDTCFSDVLLLDRNMEEAHGEYLYTGTAEEAEEYLRTWNGLKKCLHLIVLAEDVCQARRLPEWVSWVWVPRSPGLVAVYNQIRGIFYRLRSWDKKLDEIILTGQNMDVMLETYTELLPHHLLMWDASFNICAFTRNIEAPNKNVEEMEKKGYFLPETVEFLVRKNLIAKSTDINTRFFTRDMLPSGNQAIIHHYFRQGLRFYSVCVYAREGQNFGQDIQDLIEYFFGRLNFYLDKHAPVFQGQHFLYESFLIGLLEGKVTDLAVIEERAASFRIRPAASYRLYCLQINDYKITLARYLIETIASSAPDVKLLQYQNHVLMLKAQSRRGVQTEEESQNWTERVTRLLMIHNAHCGVSSAFSHLKDIRTAYDQARSALESGMLLNPKEKSRIYFYRDYYLYHVLKQVENNIPLHSLYPRRLNQILEKDLKSGANNLKLLDAYLANNQSVTATARQMFMHRNSVIYRIRKIEEMLRIDLENHKDVVRMDFSLRVLRYLFWTNKKYEKYRSLLENEDDEGTSE; from the coding sequence ATGAAAATATCATTACAGACAATACTTTACTTTTCTGAATGGGATGAATTTGAGACAGGGCCGGGGGTTTGCCGCGATACGTGTTTTTCGGATGTGCTCCTGCTGGACCGGAATATGGAGGAGGCCCACGGGGAATACCTCTATACCGGCACGGCTGAGGAGGCGGAGGAATATCTAAGAACCTGGAACGGACTAAAAAAATGTCTGCATCTGATCGTGCTGGCGGAGGATGTCTGCCAGGCCCGGAGGCTTCCGGAGTGGGTGTCCTGGGTCTGGGTGCCCCGGTCTCCCGGCCTGGTGGCGGTGTACAACCAGATCCGCGGGATCTTTTACCGCCTGCGTTCCTGGGACAAAAAGCTGGACGAGATCATCCTGACCGGGCAGAACATGGACGTGATGCTGGAAACCTATACGGAGCTGCTTCCCCATCATCTGCTGATGTGGGACGCGTCCTTTAATATCTGCGCATTTACCAGAAACATCGAGGCGCCCAACAAGAACGTGGAGGAGATGGAGAAAAAGGGATATTTCCTTCCGGAGACTGTGGAATTCCTGGTCAGGAAGAATCTGATCGCCAAGTCCACGGATATCAATACGAGATTTTTCACCAGGGATATGCTTCCCTCCGGCAATCAGGCGATCATCCATCACTATTTCCGGCAGGGGCTGAGGTTTTATTCGGTGTGCGTCTATGCAAGGGAGGGACAGAACTTTGGACAGGACATCCAGGATCTGATCGAATATTTCTTTGGCCGGCTGAATTTTTATCTGGACAAGCATGCCCCGGTGTTCCAGGGACAGCATTTTCTCTATGAGTCCTTTTTGATCGGACTGTTGGAGGGGAAGGTCACGGATCTGGCGGTGATTGAAGAACGGGCGGCATCCTTCCGGATCCGTCCGGCAGCCAGTTACCGGCTCTACTGCCTCCAGATCAATGATTACAAGATCACCCTTGCCCGGTATCTGATCGAGACGATCGCCTCATCCGCGCCGGATGTAAAGCTTTTGCAGTACCAGAACCATGTGCTGATGCTGAAGGCCCAGTCGCGGCGCGGGGTGCAGACGGAGGAGGAGAGCCAGAACTGGACGGAGCGGGTCACCCGGCTTCTGATGATCCACAACGCCCACTGCGGGGTCAGCTCCGCATTCAGCCATCTAAAGGACATCCGGACGGCCTATGACCAGGCCCGTTCCGCCTTAGAGTCGGGAATGCTGCTTAACCCGAAGGAGAAGAGCAGGATCTATTTTTACAGGGATTATTATCTCTATCATGTTTTAAAGCAGGTGGAGAATAACATCCCTCTGCACTCCCTCTATCCGAGAAGGTTGAACCAGATCCTGGAAAAGGATCTAAAGAGCGGCGCCAACAATCTAAAGCTGCTGGACGCCTACCTGGCGAACAACCAGTCGGTGACGGCCACCGCCAGGCAGATGTTCATGCACCGCAACAGCGTGATCTACCGGATCCGGAAGATCGAGGAGATGCTGCGGATCGATCTGGAGAACCACAAGGATGTGGTGCGCATGGATTTTTCCCTCCGCGTGCTCCGGTATCTTTTCTGGACCAATAAAAAGTATGAGAAATACCGGAGTTTGCTGGAGAATGAAGACGATGAGGGGACGTCAGAGTAG
- a CDS encoding AMP-binding protein gives MERKFESFISIFTKAMEEYPDKPAIIMEDETRTYREIYEHGRKIAGHLERSGIKKGDPVAIISNNHVDYVETVLGCVMAGAIVVKLNWRFAAPELHYLLFFNHVKYIFFRSQDKKIRREMGELTASLCPSLDMDIMEELLEDAEPIGEFADLEDRDVLMHLHTSGTTGFPKVVRYGNGEFLRELESCVGSLYFDEDTIYQMMSQMFHSASMGTYACLACGGTVVVFRKFDPARYLESVEQHKVTRLSAIPTVLTALLNHPDLEKYDLSSIRMISYSTCPMPPELILRAREKFHCEFQQSYGMTEMSSIVTILSTEDHFRDNMRYLDSVGKPIAGHQVRIVDENGQECETGQVGEICVRGPGMMVDYYRMPEATAEAVVDGWYHTRDVGYLDEAGYLYVRGRKNDMIISGGENIFPMEVENVLRMNQDISEACVMGVRDDYWGEAVHACVILKQPGSMTGQDIRDFCRGRIAGYKIPKQVHICEVFPRTATGKVMKAELKQMVESGSL, from the coding sequence ATGGAGAGAAAATTTGAGTCGTTCATAAGTATTTTCACAAAAGCGATGGAGGAATACCCGGACAAGCCGGCTATCATTATGGAGGATGAGACGCGGACTTACCGGGAGATCTATGAGCATGGCAGGAAGATCGCAGGCCATCTGGAGCGCTCCGGGATCAAAAAAGGAGACCCGGTAGCGATCATATCCAACAATCATGTGGACTATGTGGAGACTGTGCTGGGATGCGTTATGGCGGGAGCCATTGTGGTGAAGCTCAACTGGCGGTTTGCCGCGCCGGAGCTTCACTACCTGCTGTTTTTCAATCATGTAAAATACATATTCTTCCGTTCCCAGGATAAGAAGATCCGGCGGGAGATGGGGGAGTTGACCGCTTCTCTCTGCCCGTCCCTGGATATGGATATCATGGAGGAGCTTTTAGAGGATGCGGAGCCGATCGGGGAGTTCGCTGATCTGGAGGACAGAGACGTGCTGATGCACCTGCATACCAGCGGCACTACCGGCTTCCCCAAGGTGGTGCGGTATGGAAACGGAGAGTTCCTGCGGGAGTTAGAGTCCTGTGTCGGGTCCCTTTACTTTGATGAGGATACGATCTATCAGATGATGAGCCAGATGTTCCACTCTGCCAGCATGGGCACCTATGCCTGCCTTGCCTGCGGCGGAACGGTTGTGGTATTCCGTAAATTCGATCCGGCCAGGTATCTGGAGAGTGTGGAGCAGCACAAAGTGACCAGGCTGAGTGCGATCCCGACGGTGCTGACAGCACTTTTAAACCATCCTGATCTTGAGAAGTACGACTTGAGCAGCATCCGCATGATCAGCTATTCCACCTGTCCCATGCCGCCGGAGCTGATCCTGCGGGCGCGGGAGAAGTTTCACTGTGAGTTTCAGCAGTCCTACGGGATGACGGAGATGAGCTCCATTGTCACGATCCTGTCTACGGAGGATCATTTCCGTGACAACATGAGGTATCTGGATTCCGTGGGCAAACCCATAGCGGGCCATCAGGTGCGGATCGTGGATGAGAATGGCCAGGAATGTGAGACCGGTCAGGTCGGAGAGATCTGCGTCCGGGGGCCGGGAATGATGGTGGATTACTACCGGATGCCGGAGGCGACGGCTGAGGCAGTGGTAGATGGCTGGTATCATACCAGGGATGTGGGGTACCTGGATGAGGCGGGCTATCTCTACGTCCGGGGCAGAAAGAATGACATGATCATATCCGGAGGGGAAAATATCTTTCCGATGGAAGTGGAAAATGTGCTGCGGATGAACCAGGACATCTCGGAAGCCTGCGTGATGGGGGTCCGGGACGACTACTGGGGTGAGGCGGTGCATGCCTGCGTGATCTTAAAGCAGCCGGGTTCCATGACCGGACAGGATATCCGCGACTTCTGCCGGGGCAGGATCGCCGGTTATAAGATCCCGAAGCAGGTGCATATCTGTGAGGTGTTTCCGCGGACGGCTACCGGGAAGGTGATGAAGGCGGAGCTTAAGCAGATGGTGGAGAGCGGCAGTTTGTGA
- a CDS encoding Hpt domain-containing protein, giving the protein MNLKDCYIKFGGDFDEVLGRLRREQTIQKFVYKFLDDKSFLLFEASMENKDYEEALRAVHTLKGICQNLSFTRLFESSSLVTNALKENDRNKAIDMMPQLSKDYYEIIDVIKDFKSSREE; this is encoded by the coding sequence ATGAATCTAAAAGATTGTTATATAAAATTTGGCGGCGATTTTGATGAGGTCCTGGGCAGACTGCGGCGCGAACAAACCATTCAGAAATTTGTATATAAGTTCCTGGACGATAAAAGCTTTCTCTTATTTGAAGCGTCTATGGAGAATAAAGATTACGAAGAGGCGCTCAGAGCCGTTCATACACTCAAAGGAATTTGTCAAAATCTTTCTTTTACCAGACTATTTGAAAGCAGTAGTTTAGTAACAAATGCATTAAAAGAAAATGATCGGAATAAGGCTATTGATATGATGCCGCAATTGTCAAAGGACTATTATGAAATAATTGATGTTATTAAAGATTTTAAGAGTTCCAGGGAGGAGTAA
- a CDS encoding enoyl-CoA hydratase-related protein yields the protein MEHFNQLILAIRQTEKPVVSWIEGACAGGGLSLAMACDFSIADADSKMTFAFVNIGLAPDMGSSLMLSRRVGPARATDLFMTGRRFSGEEAAQLGIITKAVPYEILEETVQKQVARLAGGPTMSYREIKAAVNRIFYPDLYQCMSMEADYVDRLTHTADHAEAVNAFLEKRKPNFTGQ from the coding sequence ATGGAACATTTCAATCAGCTTATACTCGCCATCCGGCAGACAGAAAAACCGGTGGTGAGCTGGATCGAAGGCGCCTGCGCAGGCGGAGGCCTAAGCCTCGCCATGGCCTGTGATTTCTCCATCGCGGATGCAGACAGCAAGATGACCTTTGCCTTTGTAAATATCGGCCTGGCCCCCGATATGGGCAGCTCCCTTATGCTCTCCCGCCGGGTCGGCCCCGCCAGGGCCACGGACCTTTTCATGACCGGACGGCGTTTTTCCGGTGAGGAGGCTGCGCAGCTTGGGATCATCACCAAAGCTGTGCCTTACGAAATCCTGGAGGAAACCGTACAGAAGCAGGTTGCCCGGCTGGCAGGCGGCCCCACCATGTCCTACAGGGAGATCAAGGCCGCCGTCAACCGTATCTTCTATCCCGACCTGTACCAGTGCATGTCCATGGAAGCGGACTATGTAGACCGCCTGACCCACACGGCGGACCATGCGGAAGCGGTGAACGCCTTTCTCGAAAAACGAAAACCAAACTTTACGGGGCAGTAA
- a CDS encoding CoA transferase, protein MEDMKKYRPLEGIKVVELSTMVAAGSCGRMLADWGAEIIKVESAGGDMFRYFPKTFFVPCTMDENPLFDNLNAGKRGVVLNLKTPEGMEAMHRLLGDADIFLTNTRPKALERLGLDYDSLKEKYPKLIMANVNGFGEKGPKKDNPGFDTVAFWASSGFNADMMVEGPGSYPVYSSAGPGDIVTAMGLCYAITAALYKRSQTGLGDHVSSSLYGTALWCFHIMAVATEEQYGYTYPKTRENSAPTGAPFRTKDNEWVMTTILQIEKQWPILCNALGVPELGTDPRYNTSERQRDPEVRGYLMKLFEDIYKTKTADEWCKILTDADIVNDKLAHYKDMEHSEQAWANEYIHEVTCPNGKKSILVRPAMRSEKMGVPDWKRAPMLGEHTEEVLKEYGYTDEQIQAMKEKEAAVQLDVSQYPHLDEA, encoded by the coding sequence ATGGAAGACATGAAAAAATACAGACCTTTAGAGGGCATCAAGGTTGTGGAGCTGTCCACGATGGTGGCGGCAGGTTCCTGCGGCAGGATGCTGGCGGACTGGGGCGCGGAGATCATCAAGGTGGAGAGCGCGGGCGGTGATATGTTCCGATATTTCCCCAAGACCTTTTTCGTTCCATGTACAATGGATGAGAACCCTCTGTTTGACAACTTAAATGCGGGCAAGCGGGGCGTGGTGCTGAACTTAAAGACGCCGGAGGGCATGGAGGCCATGCACAGGCTGCTGGGGGACGCGGATATTTTTCTGACCAACACCCGCCCAAAGGCGCTGGAGCGTCTGGGCCTGGATTACGATTCCCTGAAAGAGAAGTATCCAAAGCTGATCATGGCGAATGTCAACGGCTTTGGTGAGAAAGGACCGAAGAAGGACAATCCGGGCTTTGACACGGTGGCCTTCTGGGCAAGCTCCGGTTTCAACGCGGACATGATGGTGGAAGGCCCGGGCAGCTACCCGGTCTACAGCTCCGCCGGCCCTGGGGATATTGTGACGGCCATGGGCCTCTGCTATGCGATCACGGCGGCGCTCTACAAGAGAAGCCAGACCGGACTGGGAGACCATGTGAGCAGCTCCCTCTACGGCACGGCCCTGTGGTGTTTCCACATTATGGCGGTTGCAACGGAGGAGCAGTATGGATATACTTATCCAAAGACCAGAGAGAACAGCGCGCCCACAGGCGCCCCGTTCCGCACCAAGGACAATGAGTGGGTCATGACCACGATCCTGCAGATCGAGAAGCAGTGGCCGATCCTCTGCAACGCCCTGGGCGTACCGGAGCTGGGCACGGACCCGCGGTACAACACCTCTGAGCGGCAGAGAGACCCGGAAGTGCGAGGGTACCTGATGAAGCTTTTTGAGGATATTTATAAGACAAAGACCGCGGATGAATGGTGTAAGATCCTGACGGACGCGGATATTGTAAATGACAAGCTGGCCCATTATAAGGATATGGAACACAGTGAACAGGCATGGGCCAATGAGTATATCCACGAGGTGACCTGCCCCAACGGAAAGAAATCCATCCTGGTCCGTCCGGCCATGCGCAGTGAGAAGATGGGCGTTCCGGACTGGAAGCGGGCGCCGATGCTGGGCGAGCATACAGAGGAAGTCTTAAAAGAGTACGGTTATACGGATGAGCAGATCCAGGCAATGAAAGAAAAAGAAGCGGCAGTCCAGCTGGATGTATCCCAGTATCCGCATCTGGATGAAGCGTGA
- a CDS encoding nitronate monooxygenase, translating to MIKTKFTEMFGIEKPIVQGGMQHLGVADFASLVSNAGGMGTMNITCYPGIEEFHEDVIKMKSLTDKPFIVNISLVPDLTRGEEIFKYIDVCAKEKVAAIEFAGASPIEFMPACKEAGIKIIHKSPNAKVAASMARKGADVITIAGYEVAGHPSLDGIGTFVIANKAAKVCAEYGVPVLAAGGVADGKGLAAALALGAQGVVMGTRFVATTECPISDNHKQWLLDHTEKDTVLIQKSIHNAARVGNNLAAKLTLEMEARGTTLQELMTVISGKISKQCYKNGNIDGGIYALGPAMGLIDDVKTVKELMDDMVAEAENVIGVLKANIV from the coding sequence ATGATTAAAACAAAATTTACTGAAATGTTTGGGATTGAGAAACCGATCGTGCAGGGCGGGATGCAGCATTTGGGCGTTGCGGACTTTGCCTCTCTGGTGAGCAATGCGGGCGGTATGGGCACCATGAACATCACCTGTTATCCGGGGATCGAGGAATTCCACGAGGACGTCATCAAGATGAAATCCCTGACGGACAAGCCCTTTATCGTAAATATTTCCCTGGTCCCGGATCTGACCAGGGGCGAGGAGATCTTCAAGTATATCGATGTGTGCGCGAAAGAGAAGGTGGCGGCCATTGAATTTGCCGGAGCTTCACCGATTGAGTTTATGCCGGCCTGTAAGGAAGCGGGGATCAAGATCATCCACAAGAGTCCCAATGCCAAGGTAGCGGCCAGCATGGCGAGAAAAGGCGCCGATGTGATCACGATCGCAGGCTATGAGGTGGCGGGACATCCGAGCCTGGACGGGATCGGTACCTTTGTGATCGCCAACAAGGCGGCAAAGGTCTGCGCCGAGTACGGGGTCCCGGTGCTGGCGGCAGGCGGTGTTGCTGACGGCAAGGGCCTGGCGGCTGCCCTGGCGCTGGGCGCCCAGGGTGTTGTCATGGGCACCAGGTTCGTAGCGACCACAGAATGCCCGATCTCCGACAACCATAAGCAGTGGCTGTTAGACCACACGGAAAAGGATACGGTGCTGATCCAGAAATCCATCCACAACGCAGCCCGCGTCGGCAACAACCTGGCGGCAAAGCTGACTCTGGAGATGGAGGCCCGCGGCACTACCCTTCAGGAGCTGATGACAGTCATCTCCGGAAAGATCAGCAAGCAGTGCTACAAAAACGGCAATATCGACGGCGGTATCTACGCACTGGGGCCGGCTATGGGCCTGATCGATGATGTGAAGACCGTTAAAGAGCTGATGGACGATATGGTGGCGGAAGCGGAGAATGTGATTGGAGTTCTGAAGGCGAATATTGTGTAA
- the add gene encoding adenosine deaminase: protein MSNKNVTKEFIQGLPKAELHLHLEGTLEPELKLRLAQKNKVDIGQHTIEEVKATYQFHSLTSFLQVYYPAMNVLQDADDFCALALDYLKKAKEQNVKYAELFFDPQAHTSRGVPFETVINGYYEATMQAREFGVEANLIMCFLRDLSAESAMETYREALPYRDKFIGIGLDSDERGNPPLKFAEVFALARKDGFHITMHCDIDQENSIEHIRQALLEIGVDRLDHGTNIVEDPSLVSYIKEHHIGLTCCPVSNSFVVDDMKGKEIIELLHQGIPVTVNSDDPAYFQSYVADDFYALTKKYGLSQEDVVQIARNAFCIAWISDEKKKQYLDMIDEYVAAAAADI from the coding sequence ATGTCTAACAAAAATGTCACAAAAGAGTTTATCCAGGGACTGCCCAAGGCAGAGCTTCACCTTCATCTGGAAGGGACACTGGAACCTGAGCTGAAACTGCGCCTGGCTCAGAAGAATAAGGTCGATATCGGCCAGCACACAATTGAAGAAGTAAAAGCAACATATCAGTTTCATTCCCTTACCTCATTTTTGCAGGTTTATTATCCGGCCATGAACGTCCTGCAGGATGCAGATGATTTTTGCGCCCTGGCCTTGGACTACTTGAAGAAAGCGAAGGAACAAAATGTAAAATATGCAGAATTATTCTTTGATCCTCAGGCCCATACTTCACGAGGCGTCCCCTTTGAAACTGTGATCAACGGATATTATGAAGCAACCATGCAGGCGCGGGAATTTGGGGTGGAGGCGAATCTGATCATGTGCTTCCTGCGAGACTTGTCGGCAGAATCCGCTATGGAAACCTACCGGGAAGCGCTGCCTTATCGGGATAAATTTATTGGCATCGGTCTTGATTCAGATGAGCGCGGCAACCCACCCCTGAAATTTGCCGAGGTTTTTGCCCTTGCCAGGAAAGATGGCTTTCATATCACCATGCACTGTGATATTGACCAGGAGAACTCGATCGAGCATATCCGTCAGGCTTTATTGGAAATTGGTGTGGATCGCCTGGATCACGGGACCAATATTGTAGAAGACCCGTCTCTGGTATCTTACATAAAAGAACATCATATCGGTTTGACCTGCTGCCCGGTATCCAACAGTTTCGTTGTAGATGATATGAAAGGAAAAGAGATCATAGAGCTTCTGCATCAGGGAATCCCGGTCACTGTAAATTCAGATGATCCGGCCTATTTCCAGAGCTATGTAGCGGACGATTTCTATGCGTTGACGAAAAAATACGGATTATCACAGGAGGATGTCGTACAGATTGCAAGAAATGCTTTTTGTATCGCATGGATTTCAGACGAAAAGAAAAAACAGTACCTGGATATGATCGATGAATATGTTGCCGCTGCGGCAGCAGATATATAA
- a CDS encoding enoyl-CoA hydratase/isomerase family protein, protein MYQYLITSVKDGIGTIILNDPQKRNALSQAMAAELHEALLAYRFDPEVRVVVLRGAEGCFCAGGDITSMKKRVDCYANGLQTGDSDQGEHGTFQSAYTRHPADRKTGGELDRRRLRRRRPKPRHGL, encoded by the coding sequence ATGTACCAGTATCTAATCACATCCGTAAAAGACGGGATCGGAACCATCATTCTAAATGACCCCCAAAAAAGGAATGCACTCAGCCAGGCCATGGCTGCCGAACTGCATGAAGCGCTTTTGGCATACCGCTTTGATCCGGAGGTCCGCGTCGTGGTCCTGCGGGGCGCAGAAGGATGCTTCTGCGCGGGCGGGGACATCACCTCCATGAAAAAACGGGTGGACTGCTACGCCAACGGGCTGCAGACCGGAGACTCAGACCAAGGTGAACATGGAACATTTCAATCAGCTTATACTCGCCATCCGGCAGACAGAAAAACCGGTGGTGAGCTGGATCGAAGGCGCCTGCGCAGGCGGAGGCCTAAGCCTCGCCATGGCCTGTGA
- a CDS encoding VOC family protein, protein MQLSYFTFMIRDMEKTVEFYEKAAGLHVIKQFNPGMGDITFMANADGETMLEFIQFDHAEKVSVKGMVMSFQVDESLEAVRDRVASLGYAPSEIIERGPKPKHFHVLDPDGIVVEFSV, encoded by the coding sequence ATGCAGCTCAGTTATTTTACATTTATGATCCGGGATATGGAGAAAACGGTTGAATTTTACGAAAAAGCGGCAGGTCTGCACGTCATAAAACAGTTTAATCCCGGCATGGGCGATATCACCTTTATGGCAAATGCCGACGGTGAGACCATGCTGGAATTTATACAGTTTGACCATGCCGAAAAAGTGTCTGTAAAAGGGATGGTGATGAGCTTTCAGGTGGATGAGAGCCTTGAGGCTGTGAGAGACCGGGTTGCTTCATTGGGGTATGCGCCGTCTGAGATCATAGAAAGAGGGCCCAAGCCAAAACATTTCCATGTACTGGACCCGGATGGGATTGTGGTGGAGTTTAGTGTTTAA
- a CDS encoding response regulator, with translation MGNSKNKNSTTRFLLYSFIGLLLFSIIIFSLLGLYMNRKSKKTVYEIGTIYMSGMNEQMSRHFATVIKLRFDQVSGVISVVSTDNNDKADLYKELIYRAQVRGFDYLALCSAEGDFQTLYGQAIQPLNPKPFVEALMQGEQRVAVGIDSAGNEVVLFGIDADYPMHNGDRSTGLIAAVPLEYITDFLSLEDEGALMYYHIIRPDGSFVIQNSNTELWYFFEQLQKQLDSTANKSSVEHSIIEFGAALKNNEEFATIFEVNGEERQIYGISLPYSEWYLISVMPYSILDDAINRLSSQRIFMTLLSCASVLIILTLIFLRYFSITRSQVHELEKARQAALEANRAKSEFLANMSHDIRTPMNAIVGMTAIATAHIDDRKQVQNCLRKITLSSKHLLGLINDVLDMSKIESGKLTLTTEQISLKEVVEGIVSIMQPQVKSKKQTFDIHVKNILTENVWCDGVRLNQVLLNLLSNATKYTPEGGSIQLSLSEETSPKGENYVRIHIRVKDNGIGMSPDFLKKIYESYSRADGARIHKTEGAGLGMAITKYIVDAMEGTIDIKSEPDKGSEFLLTFDFEKAVAMEMDMVLPSWNMLVVDDDELLCHTAMEALKSIGIKAEWTLSGEKAIELVIQHHNRRDDYQIILLDWKLPGMNGIQVAKEIRRNLGDDVPILLISAYDWSEFEAEAREAGISGFISKPLFKSTLYHALRQYMDAELENDQALNQNADLSGRRILLAEDNELNWEVAKELLSDLGVELDWAEDGQICLDKFQRSPEGYYDAILMDIRMPHMTGYEATKAIRGLNHPEALSIPIIAMSADAFSDDIQHCLECGMNAHIAKPIDVIELTRLLKRYLI, from the coding sequence ATGGGAAACAGTAAAAATAAGAACTCCACAACGCGTTTTTTACTATACAGTTTTATCGGGCTTTTGCTCTTTAGTATTATTATTTTCAGTCTGCTCGGGCTCTATATGAACCGAAAGAGTAAAAAGACCGTTTACGAAATTGGAACTATTTATATGTCCGGAATGAATGAACAAATGTCCAGACACTTTGCAACTGTGATTAAGCTGCGTTTTGACCAGGTCAGCGGTGTTATTTCTGTTGTCTCAACAGATAACAACGATAAGGCGGATCTATATAAGGAGCTCATTTACAGGGCACAGGTCAGGGGATTTGACTATTTAGCGCTTTGTTCTGCCGAGGGGGATTTTCAGACGCTTTATGGACAAGCAATCCAGCCGCTTAATCCAAAACCTTTTGTAGAAGCATTAATGCAGGGGGAGCAAAGAGTCGCTGTAGGCATTGATTCTGCCGGAAATGAAGTGGTATTGTTTGGCATTGACGCTGATTATCCAATGCATAATGGCGATAGGAGCACTGGCCTGATCGCAGCCGTTCCTCTGGAGTATATTACCGATTTCCTTTCTTTAGAGGATGAGGGGGCGCTGATGTATTATCATATTATCAGGCCGGACGGTAGTTTTGTAATACAGAATTCCAACACTGAGTTATGGTATTTCTTTGAACAACTACAAAAGCAGCTTGATTCTACAGCAAATAAGTCATCTGTAGAACATTCTATTATAGAGTTTGGTGCTGCACTGAAAAACAATGAGGAATTTGCTACGATATTTGAAGTAAATGGTGAAGAACGGCAAATATACGGTATATCGTTACCCTATTCTGAGTGGTATTTAATATCGGTAATGCCTTATAGTATATTGGATGATGCCATAAACAGGCTAAGCAGCCAGCGTATATTCATGACATTGTTGTCCTGTGCTTCTGTTTTGATCATTCTGACATTGATCTTTCTTCGGTATTTCTCCATAACCCGTTCTCAGGTGCATGAACTGGAGAAGGCCCGGCAGGCAGCTCTTGAAGCGAACAGAGCCAAAAGCGAATTTTTGGCAAATATGAGCCATGATATCCGTACACCCATGAATGCGATCGTAGGCATGACCGCCATTGCCACAGCTCACATAGATGATCGGAAACAGGTACAGAACTGCCTTAGAAAAATTACATTATCAAGTAAACATCTATTAGGGCTGATCAATGATGTTTTGGATATGTCTAAAATTGAAAGTGGAAAATTAACTTTAACAACAGAACAAATTTCATTAAAAGAAGTTGTTGAAGGAATTGTAAGCATTATGCAGCCGCAGGTAAAGAGTAAAAAACAAACCTTTGACATACATGTTAAAAATATCCTGACAGAAAATGTGTGGTGCGACGGTGTCCGCCTGAATCAGGTTTTGCTGAATCTCTTATCAAATGCAACGAAGTATACACCAGAGGGCGGTTCCATACAACTATCCCTTTCTGAGGAAACATCTCCGAAAGGCGAAAACTATGTCCGAATTCATATCAGGGTCAAGGATAACGGGATTGGTATGTCACCAGACTTTCTAAAAAAAATATATGAATCCTATAGCCGTGCGGATGGAGCCAGAATACATAAAACTGAGGGCGCCGGGTTGGGAATGGCGATTACTAAGTACATTGTGGACGCAATGGAAGGAACCATTGATATAAAAAGCGAGCCTGATAAGGGTTCCGAATTTCTTCTCACGTTTGATTTTGAAAAAGCGGTTGCAATGGAAATGGATATGGTTCTCCCCTCCTGGAATATGCTGGTGGTTGATGATGACGAACTATTATGTCATACAGCCATGGAGGCGCTAAAATCCATCGGAATAAAAGCGGAGTGGACATTAAGCGGAGAAAAGGCCATAGAACTGGTGATCCAACACCACAACAGGAGAGATGATTATCAAATCATTCTATTAGATTGGAAACTGCCTGGCATGAATGGGATTCAGGTTGCAAAAGAGATCCGGCGCAATTTGGGAGATGACGTACCGATCCTTCTTATATCTGCATACGACTGGAGTGAATTTGAAGCGGAGGCCCGGGAAGCGGGTATAAGTGGTTTTATCTCCAAGCCTCTTTTTAAATCCACGCTGTATCATGCTTTGCGTCAGTATATGGACGCTGAACTGGAAAATGACCAGGCATTGAACCAAAATGCTGATCTATCCGGACGTCGTATCCTGCTTGCCGAGGATAATGAACTAAACTGGGAGGTTGCGAAAGAATTGCTGTCCGATTTAGGAGTGGAACTGGATTGGGCAGAGGATGGCCAGATATGTCTGGACAAGTTCCAAAGATCGCCGGAGGGATATTACGATGCCATTCTTATGGATATACGGATGCCGCATATGACAGGGTATGAGGCTACAAAGGCAATTCGGGGGCTGAATCATCCCGAAGCCCTGTCTATTCCAATTATAGCCATGAGTGCAGATGCTTTTTCTGACGATATACAACATTGTTTGGAATGCGGCATGAATGCCCATATTGCAAAGCCCATCGATGTTATTGAATTGACCCGCTTATTAAAAAGATATTTAATATAA